GGTACGCCTCGTCCACGCCGGCGGTGAAGCGCGCGCCGCGCGCGAACAGCGGCAGCGCGTTGCGGTAGACGACGTTGCCGCCGACGTGGTAGCGGTTGAAGTCGCGGAACGTCCCGCGCTCCGAGCGCTGCAGCACCTTGGGGTTCACGTACAGCGCCGACGACACCGCGTGCGTCGAGTCGAGCGCGACGTCGAGCGTCACGCCCAGCCGTCCGAGCTTGTTGTCGCGACGCTCGTCGCGCGATGCGTACGTCGCGTTGGCCTGCTCGGGGTTCGCGTCCGCCTCGGCGCGCGTGAGCGGGCCCGGGATGCGGTACGCGTTGCGCCCGCCGACGGCGAAGATGCCCACGCGCGCGCGGTCGCCCACGGGCGCGACGAAGCTCGCGAGGCCGAGCGAGCGCTGCCCGCTGGAGTGCGCGCGCCACCCCTCGAAGTCCGTGAAGGTGCCCGAGAGCGACAGCGTGCCGCGACCGAGCGGCGTCGCGGCGCGCCCGACCCAGCGGCGCAGCCCGAAGCTCCCGACGACGGGCGTCAGCTGCCCGAACGGCCGCGTGGTCGTGACGGCGGTCGTGAGGTTGATGACGCCGCCCGCCGCGTTCCCCCACAGCGACGACGCGCTGGAGCGCACGACCTCGATCCCCTCGGCCGTCGCGAGGTCGAACAGGTCGAGCGCGGTACGGCCGTCCGGCTCCGTCTCGGGGAAGCCGTCGATCAGCAGGCGCACCCCGCGCGTGGTGCCGGCGTTGGAGCGGTCGCCCGCGCCGCGCGAGCCGAAGCCGCGGATGTTGATGCGCGCGTCGGTGCCGCCGGCCCGCGAGAGCGCGATGACGCCCGGCACCTCCTGCAGCACCTCGTCCAGCCCCATCCCGCGCCGGTCCGCGAGGCGCTCACGGCCGATCACGGTCACGGCCTGCGGCACGTCGAACGTCGCGGCGCGGCGCCGCTCGGCCGTCACGGTCACGGTGTCGAGCCGCGCGGTGGTGTCCGGACGCGTGCGGCGCGCGGGATCCTGCGCCTCGGCGTCGACGGGGACGAGGGCGGGGACCGTGGCGGCGAGGAAGGCGCGCGCGGCGCGGGAGCGGAGGGGCATGTGGCGGGAAGGGGGTTCGCTGAGTTACGAGCGCGCGCGACCGAACGCTGGATGCAACCGAAGTGCGGAGGACGGAACGACGGAGGACGATGACGCGGAAGACGATGAGGCGTGCAACGGTGGGGCGGACCCTTCAGGCTCCGAGCTTCGAGGTGGAAGCCGCCGCCCTTCCGTATCGCGCTCCATCGTCGTCCGCCGTTCGGTTCTCCGCCGTTCCGTCCTCCGCCCCACCGCGGTCGAGGACCGCGTCCGAGACATCGTAGCCCGCCGCCGCCCGCACGCGCGCCGCCACCGCGCGCCGCGCGTCGTCCACCGCCTCCGAGCGGCCGCCCAGCAGCTCGCGCTGCGCGCGGAAGCGCTGGCCGCTCTCGACGCAGAACAGGTCGCACAGCGCCAGCTCGTGCGCGCACGCGCCCTCGCCGCGCTCCTCCAGCAGGCGCTGCGTGCGCGCGATCGTGGCCGAGCGCGCGTACAGCTCGATCGCCATGTTCGCGAGGCGCTCGGTGACCAGCTGCCGCTCGATGATCTTCTTGCGGTGCGCGAGGATCGCGGCCTGCGCGGCGCCCTTGAGCTCCGCGGTGTGCTTCTCGAGGAAGCGCTTGTGGTGCAGCAGCCGGCCGTGCAGCCGCACGTCCACGCCGTCCACGGGGCTGCCGAGCGCCGTGCGCACGCGGTCGGTCGCGTAGCCGGCGACGGCGTTGAAGTTCTGGATCGGCTTGCGCAGCGCCGCGCCCAGCTCCTGCAGCTTCTCCGCCGGCCCCTCGATGCCGTTGAGCGCGATGAACAGCCGCAGCACGTCGTTCGCGCCCTCGAAGATCCGGTTGATGCGCGCGTCGCGCAGCATCCGCTCGTACGGATACGGCATCACGTAGCCGCGGCCGCCCGCGACCTGCACCATCTCGTCGGCGGCGCGCCAGATCAGCTCACTGTTGAACACCTTCGCCGCCGCCGCTTCGAGCGCCGCGTCGACGTCGCCGCGGTCGAGCGCCGCGCTCAGGTGGCCCACCATCGCGTCGGCGGCGTACGTCTCCGCGGCCAGCGTGGAGAGCTTGCGCTGCGTGATCTCGAAGCTCGCCAGCGGCGCGCCGAACTGGATGCGCTGCTCGGCGTAGCGCGCCATCTCGCCGACGATCGCCTTCGCGCCCTGCGCGCAGCCGGCGGCGAGCGACAGGCGGCCGCCGTTCAGCACGTTCACCGCGACCGAGAAGCCCTTGCCCACCTGGCCCAGCACGTGGTCCGCGGGCACCGCGCAGCGGTCGAACTCCAGCTCCGCCTGCGTCGAGCCGCGGATGCCGAGCTTGCGCACGGTGCCCACGACGCGGAAGCCCGGCATGTCGGGGCGCACGATGAACGCGGTCGGGCGCTGCGCGGGCCTGCCGTCGCGCCCCGTCGTCGGCGTCTGCGCGAACACCGTGATGACGCCCGCGCGGTGCGCGAGGCCGATCCAGTGCTTGCGCCCCGTGATGCGCCAGCCACCCTCGCCGTCGGGCTCCGCGCGCGTGACGATGTGCTGCGCGTCGGAGCCCGTCTCCGGCTCCGTGAGCGCGTACGCGGCCAGCGTCTCGCCGCGCGCGAGGGCGGGGAGGTAGCGCGCCTTCTGCTCGTCGGTGCCGAACAGCACGAGCGGCTTGCACCCGAGCCCCGCGTGCACGCCGATCACGACGCCGAGCGACGCGTCCATCGCCGCGACCTCGCCGAAGACGCGCGCGTAGCCCGTGCTGGAGAGTCCGAGCCCGCCGTACTCGCGCGGCACCGTGATGCCCAGCAGCCCCGCCTCGGCCATCGCGCGGATCGTCTCGTCGGGGATCGTCTCCTCGGCGTCGAAGCGCGCGGAGTCGATGAGGCCCGCGTCGCGCATCGCGTGCGCCGAGGCGATGAGCCGCCGCACCGTGCGCGCCTCGTCCGCGTCGCGCCGCTCCAGCGGATCGGGGAACGGGAAGAGCAGGGCATCGTGGATCGCGCCCGCGAACAGCCCGCGCAGGAACGAGGGCTTGTCGGGGGCGGCGGACTTGGTGGGGCTGGGCATGGGCTCGGTCGCGAACGGGGAGTACGGCGGTGCCCGCCACGGAGGGCAGGATGCGCGCCGATCGGGAAGGTGGATCGTGCGCGTCCGAAAAGCGACGAGGCCCCGCCATTCGGCGGGGCCTCGTCATCGTGCCGGTGTGGGGCGCGTCCGCCAGGCGTGTCAGGGCCTCGCGGGAAGCTGCCGCACCGACACCGTCGTGGCGCTCACGGTGACCTGGAGCTCGGCGGGCTGCCCTTCGGGCTGGTTGCCGGCGGTCACCGCCTGGAAGGTGATCGTCGTCGTACCGGCGCTGATGGCCTGCACCCGTCCGGTCCCGTCGGCGACCGCGACGCCCGGGTTGCTGGACGTGGCGGCGATGGTGCGGCCGAACAGCTGGTTGCCCGCCGCGTCGCGCGCCACCAGCGAGACCAGCGTCGCCTGGCCGACACGCAGCGAGACCGTCGTCGGCGCGACCTCGACGCGGGCGACCGGCGTGGCGAAGACGTTGAACAGCCCGGCGTCCCCGACCTCGCCATCGATGGGCCGGCCGGGCACCCGCTCGACGATCGCCGTGATCTGCACCTGCCCCGGATTGATCGCGGTGGCGAGGCCCGTCGACGCGTTGATCGACACGATCGCGGAGTTGGAGCTCGTCCACCGCACGGTGCGGTCGGTCAGCACGCGGTTCAGCGAGTCGAGCACCTGTGCCGTGTACTGCACCGTCGTACCCGGGTTCCCGTCGACCGTCTTGGTGTTGATGCGCACCGCGCCGACCGGGATCGCGGTGACGGTCGCCGTCGTCCTTCGCTCGATCGAGTCGATGCGGACGGTGATGTCCGTCGTGCCCGGCTTGAGCGGCTGGATGATCCCGGTGGCGCTGTTGATCGTCAGGACGGTGGGATCGACGGCCGTGAAGCGCACGAGGCGGCCCGCCGTCGACAGCTGCCGGTTGAGGCTGTCCAGCGCCGTCGCCTGCAGCCCGTTCTGTGCGCCCACGCGGAACACGGGCGCCTGCGGCAGCAGCACCTCGACGACCGGGATCTTCGTGACCTGCACGACCTGCGTGCCGGTGACGTTGTCCGCGGTGACGGTGATCGTCGCCGTGCCCTCGCGGTTGGCGGTCAGCACGCCCGACGGGTCGATGCTGAGCACCGCGTTGTCGGACGAGCTGTAGCCGAAGACGCGGCCGGCGGACGGGATGACCGACCCGTCGGCCCGGCGCAGCACCACGTTCACGGACACGCGCTCGGTCTCGCGCAGCGGCGAGCGCACGCTCGGCTCCACCCGGGCGGGCGTCTCGT
This Roseisolibacter agri DNA region includes the following protein-coding sequences:
- a CDS encoding Ig-like domain-containing protein; the protein is MRYLVPSPAGGRRTVGPRVARSLASAAAVLALAGCSWITGVPNVDRVRVTLGSSSVAAGASVPVTGESFEKSGALITHRQRIVRLTSSDPSVATVSGSGTGTVIGVKAGTAWVIGEAGGKRDSAQITVTPPPANEVQLDPPFPRVRVGSTTTVAIRALGSNGQLLTGYTVACQSSTPTVLGAAASGTNCALNGLNVGTAVLRVTINGVTQRDFNVIVENETPARVEPSVRSPLRETERVSVNVVLRRADGSVIPSAGRVFGYSSSDNAVLSIDPSGVLTANREGTATITVTADNVTGTQVVQVTKIPVVEVLLPQAPVFRVGAQNGLQATALDSLNRQLSTAGRLVRFTAVDPTVLTINSATGIIQPLKPGTTDITVRIDSIERRTTATVTAIPVGAVRINTKTVDGNPGTTVQYTAQVLDSLNRVLTDRTVRWTSSNSAIVSINASTGLATAINPGQVQITAIVERVPGRPIDGEVGDAGLFNVFATPVARVEVAPTTVSLRVGQATLVSLVARDAAGNQLFGRTIAATSSNPGVAVADGTGRVQAISAGTTTITFQAVTAGNQPEGQPAELQVTVSATTVSVRQLPARP
- a CDS encoding acyl-CoA dehydrogenase family protein; translation: MPSPTKSAAPDKPSFLRGLFAGAIHDALLFPFPDPLERRDADEARTVRRLIASAHAMRDAGLIDSARFDAEETIPDETIRAMAEAGLLGITVPREYGGLGLSSTGYARVFGEVAAMDASLGVVIGVHAGLGCKPLVLFGTDEQKARYLPALARGETLAAYALTEPETGSDAQHIVTRAEPDGEGGWRITGRKHWIGLAHRAGVITVFAQTPTTGRDGRPAQRPTAFIVRPDMPGFRVVGTVRKLGIRGSTQAELEFDRCAVPADHVLGQVGKGFSVAVNVLNGGRLSLAAGCAQGAKAIVGEMARYAEQRIQFGAPLASFEITQRKLSTLAAETYAADAMVGHLSAALDRGDVDAALEAAAAKVFNSELIWRAADEMVQVAGGRGYVMPYPYERMLRDARINRIFEGANDVLRLFIALNGIEGPAEKLQELGAALRKPIQNFNAVAGYATDRVRTALGSPVDGVDVRLHGRLLHHKRFLEKHTAELKGAAQAAILAHRKKIIERQLVTERLANMAIELYARSATIARTQRLLEERGEGACAHELALCDLFCVESGQRFRAQRELLGGRSEAVDDARRAVAARVRAAAGYDVSDAVLDRGGAEDGTAENRTADDDGARYGRAAASTSKLGA
- a CDS encoding TonB-dependent receptor, which translates into the protein MPLRSRAARAFLAATVPALVPVDAEAQDPARRTRPDTTARLDTVTVTAERRRAATFDVPQAVTVIGRERLADRRGMGLDEVLQEVPGVIALSRAGGTDARINIRGFGSRGAGDRSNAGTTRGVRLLIDGFPETEPDGRTALDLFDLATAEGIEVVRSSASSLWGNAAGGVINLTTAVTTTRPFGQLTPVVGSFGLRRWVGRAATPLGRGTLSLSGTFTDFEGWRAHSSGQRSLGLASFVAPVGDRARVGIFAVGGRNAYRIPGPLTRAEADANPEQANATYASRDERRDNKLGRLGVTLDVALDSTHAVSSALYVNPKVLQRSERGTFRDFNRYHVGGNVVYRNALPLFARGARFTAGVDEAYQDGTILFYGLGPGNTRGADLRDNKKEGANNVGVFAHQELDVTPRLTLGVGARWDAIRYDYQSFVGRRLADVKTFSRVTPKLGATWRLGPTHSVYANLGGGVEAPAGNETDPASTFGQDSVYNLNPLLSPIRSTTYEVGTKQLVALGASGATLSYDAAVYVTDVDDEIVPYRGGRFYFTAGQVRRTGAELGAQARGLGAFTLRTALTWSHHRYTEYLVDSVHYSAARAGRFADYGGNRVVGIPDVAYFAGIGVEPRAARWINAEVGLRGQSRFFADDANAVEVPAFSTLQATVGFGEGLPVGRGLALRGFVTVHNLTDRRYVESAFLNPDVVNGQPVAFEPGLPRNVVFSLSLGAAGRR